A genomic segment from Equus asinus isolate D_3611 breed Donkey chromosome 23, EquAss-T2T_v2, whole genome shotgun sequence encodes:
- the INSL6 gene encoding insulin-like peptide INSL6, with product MLRPLCVCVLLLGLPLVRVSLELRDIREARKLCGRHLLQEIVKLCGDANWSHFEEETPPPLLSQATVGVETFIPDRLESTQTTFPVWGRGANPVSTSASQEEAINSLEMQSLPEHQYKKANLPPDKTRRFSSSKDINSYIHEIVEFQKKNTNKIRILSNLFWGNHPQRKRRGYSEKCCLKGCTKEELRIACLPYIVYKN from the exons ATGCTGCGGCCTCTCTGCGTGTGTGTGCTGTTGCTCGGGCTCCCGCTGGTTCGGGTCTCTCTCGAGCTACGCGACATCAGGGAAGCCAGGAAGCTGTGCGGCAGGCACCTCCTGCAAGAAATAGTAAAACTCTGTGGCGATGCTAACTGGAGCCACTTCGAGGAGGAAACCCCCCCACCGCTGCTCTCCCAGGCCACCGTGGGGGTGGAAACCTTCATCCCCGACCGCTTGGAAAGCACCCAAACCACTTTCCCGGTCTGGGGGAGAGGCGCAAACCCAG TCTCTACTTCTGCCTCTCAGGAAGAAGCAATAAACAGTTTGGAGATGCAGTCATTGCCTGAGCATCAGTATAAAAAGGCCAACTTGCCACCTGATAAGACAAGAAGATTTTCCTCTTCAAAAGATATCAATTCATATATTCACGAGATTGtagaatttcagaagaaaaacacaaacaaaattagAATCTTAAGCAATTTGTTTTGGGGGAATCATCCCCAAAGAAAACGCAGAGGATACTCAGAAAAGTGTTGTCTTAAAGGATGTACAAAAGAAGAACTTCGCATTGCATGCCTTCCGTATATTGTTTataaaaactaa